The Punica granatum isolate Tunisia-2019 chromosome 4, ASM765513v2, whole genome shotgun sequence sequence AGTTCGCAGGTGAGGTGCATACAAAACCATTCCGAATCACAAGCTTGCGAGAGAACTGACAGCTACTGGATGAAGCTGTCCCATCATGCACGGAAGGATGTGATGATGTTTCCCAAGAAGAGGGCGACATATCGTTGTTTATACTCGAATTTGGCATCAAGGCTAGTGCTTCCTTCATCTTTAGCAAATGCCATTGAGACTCCACTCTATTGAGCTCTGTAAATATGATCTTTTGACATAACATATAATAAGCTGCAACGCCAAGAGCTGAAAGGCCTTTTACATAGTAACTTCTCGTATGGAAGGAGAACATAACAATTACCTGGTCAAAATTCTCATCCGAACCAGGCATATCCTTGCTCATAGGCAAAACAAAACTAGCTACAACACAGAAGGACAACAGAAAAATCAGCATCGGAAGAGATCAAGCAATATATTAGAGAGAATAAAACTGCTCACACAGTAAAGTACCCATCATCGAATTCACTGCATGAGCAGGTACTTCCAGTCCTGTTTCTCGAAGTCTCTTATGTGACCGGAACTTCAGTTCTGCTGGTCCAGGAAATACCACTGCAGCAATCTATTAAAATGTTTAAAACAAATTCAGGAATGTTACCACTGTCCACAGCTTAAGAAGAAAGCATCCATTCTTTCACAtgcaataattatattaataagGCGCTGAGATACCTTTTTAAACAAAGCAAACAGCTTCAGTTTACGTTGGCGCCCGCTCTTGTGTAAATTCGTCTGATCAATTATGAAATTGCGAGGAGTGTTTGCTGCCCTGAGTAAAAGGGAGTAGAAGATGGCAGGTTCCTTGTCCATTAGACGATCAAACAAATCCCGATCATTTTGCTTACGTATTAGCCGTGGCATCTATACAAAATTCAATGCGAAAACTGTCAAAGTGAAATTCACAAAAAGGCAAagttataaaataaaactataccagaacaaagaaaagaatgaaataaaaGGAAGCAAGACAAAACCTTCATCTGGCCTCGGATGAGATTCAGTCCAAGCAAAACGTAACGCTTCTCAGGGTGGTCCCGGATCCATTTCTCAGCCCAAGTAGTCTTCCCAGAAGCAGGTAAGCCCACCATCATGATCACTTCACATTCACTCACACTAGTAAGAACAGGACCTCTTACTGCATTTCCTTTCTCAATTGCGAAATCCCAAGGCTTAAAACCTCCCTCAGGAACAAGCCCATCTTCGAGACTGAATTGCAGCTCAACCACAACATTTTTCAGCAGAACATGTGGAAATAGGGCCAATTTCCACTGATGCTTTCTCACTGAAGCGTCGTTCATCCTGAGCATTGGACTAACATAAAATACCGTTGCAGTTCCCAACCACTGGCCATTCTT is a genomic window containing:
- the LOC116203259 gene encoding heterogeneous nuclear ribonucleoprotein U-like protein 1, which encodes MASLKREIPDDRKVEPELNKTRTAGDVPEPAAKQRVALNPADCSLDFNIDGSGLQGSGFHEGAFAYCWSGARATVGISGGKYCFGCKIVSVQPVDMCDTPSEDQHLCSIGVSRVEEPVENLGETQQSFGFGSTGKFLTAGKFSDYGEKFGVGDTIVCAVDIESVGKYSDYAIIGFSKNGQWLGTATVFYVSPMLRMNDASVRKHQWKLALFPHVLLKNVVVELQFSLEDGLVPEGGFKPWDFAIEKGNAVRGPVLTSVSECEVIMMVGLPASGKTTWAEKWIRDHPEKRYVLLGLNLIRGQMKMPRLIRKQNDRDLFDRLMDKEPAIFYSLLLRAANTPRNFIIDQTNLHKSGRQRKLKLFALFKKIAAVVFPGPAELKFRSHKRLRETGLEVPAHAVNSMMASFVLPMSKDMPGSDENFDQIIFTELNRVESQWHLLKMKEALALMPNSSINNDMSPSSWETSSHPSVHDGTASSSSLTLGPQQSPLPRAPRGNTIIAPTVMYNPAQAQRPFYRSAAPSLPNRPRGWAPPTYPYPR